A stretch of the Synechocystis sp. PCC 7338 genome encodes the following:
- a CDS encoding putative toxin-antitoxin system toxin component, PIN family, protein MLTVVLDSNIWVSAILWGGLPERVVFLQKNSTIKIALSQEIFDETKQTFFKPKLQWKLTDLGFTVDACLDLIARTSVMYTIQTLDVPELRDPKDAMVLATAIASQADAIISGDSDLLILETYQNIPILTAKQFLDSL, encoded by the coding sequence ATGCTTACAGTTGTCCTTGATAGCAATATTTGGGTATCTGCAATTCTTTGGGGAGGGTTGCCGGAAAGGGTTGTTTTTTTACAAAAAAATAGCACCATTAAAATTGCGTTATCCCAAGAAATATTTGATGAAACTAAACAGACATTTTTTAAACCCAAGCTACAATGGAAGCTAACAGATTTGGGTTTTACTGTTGACGCTTGTCTAGATCTGATAGCTAGAACATCGGTAATGTACACTATCCAGACCCTAGACGTTCCCGAACTGCGAGATCCCAAAGATGCCATGGTTTTGGCAACGGCGATCGCCTCTCAGGCCGATGCCATTATCAGTGGCGACAGCGATTTGCTCATTCTCGAAACGTATCAAAATATCCCCATTTTGACCGCAAAACAATTTTTAGATAGTTTGTGA
- a CDS encoding FAD-dependent oxidoreductase, producing the protein MATKSIPQLTTDILVVGGGTGGTAAAIQAARRGAKTILVSAGPWLGGMLTSAGVAAPDGNELAVWQTGLWGQFLRVLKAQQPGGLDHSWVSLFTFDPRLGAKIFADWVAELPTLTWITCQSSVEVLRNGDRLVGMRFPDYEIRARVILDGTELGDLLALGDIDHRWGWDWQDKFDEPSCPVAPNGMTEEYPIQSPTWVFLLRKTTNNQINIIAETTIDVTQDFTHTWQNHGEKNFLTYGQLPGEHYMINWPIAGNDYGRDLDRLLGSKKERQAYLREAYQYSYAYAHYLQKYHSENLELATGIFPQTGELSTAFALHPYYRESRRLKGQQVITERDILPQGQVARLPMYNQKVTSIAVGNYANDHHYPGYEFPLASKSLIWGGRWTGTPFTIPFEALLSPTVRGYLPCEKNISVSHMANGSTRLQPLVMNTGQAVGMIAALSIERNCDPQDLDVRDVQEALIGDRQAPAAVIPLFNLVPDHPEWLQWQRYYLDNPDQYPQSGHCPVDVNLARLPFSTSQSVYSGELQKSGNQTYQLTCQQSGKVLKVITERPEVAEQLINCTHGQRITFGGRYNPAGNWLVVETITSGKDLGGR; encoded by the coding sequence ATGGCAACAAAATCCATTCCCCAATTAACCACAGATATTTTGGTAGTGGGAGGTGGCACTGGGGGGACAGCGGCGGCAATTCAGGCGGCCCGGCGGGGAGCAAAAACCATCCTAGTTAGCGCAGGGCCTTGGTTGGGGGGGATGTTAACTTCCGCTGGGGTAGCGGCCCCCGATGGTAACGAATTAGCCGTCTGGCAAACGGGATTATGGGGACAGTTTTTACGGGTTTTGAAAGCCCAACAACCCGGCGGTTTAGACCATAGCTGGGTTAGTTTATTTACCTTTGATCCTCGTCTAGGGGCTAAAATTTTCGCTGACTGGGTGGCTGAATTGCCCACCTTGACTTGGATTACCTGCCAGTCCTCGGTGGAGGTGTTAAGAAATGGCGATCGCCTGGTGGGGATGAGGTTTCCAGACTATGAAATTCGGGCTAGGGTAATTCTCGATGGCACGGAGTTGGGGGATCTACTAGCTCTGGGAGACATTGACCATCGCTGGGGTTGGGATTGGCAAGATAAATTTGATGAACCTAGTTGTCCCGTTGCTCCTAATGGCATGACAGAAGAGTATCCAATACAGTCTCCCACTTGGGTATTTTTGCTACGAAAAACAACAAATAATCAGATAAATATCATTGCTGAAACTACCATTGATGTGACCCAAGATTTCACCCATACTTGGCAGAACCACGGGGAAAAAAATTTCTTAACCTATGGTCAATTGCCTGGTGAGCATTACATGATTAATTGGCCGATCGCCGGCAATGATTATGGCCGGGATTTAGACCGTTTACTGGGTAGTAAAAAAGAAAGGCAAGCCTATTTACGGGAAGCTTACCAATATAGCTATGCCTACGCCCATTATTTACAAAAATATCATTCGGAAAATTTAGAATTAGCTACAGGAATTTTTCCACAAACGGGGGAGCTATCTACAGCCTTTGCCCTCCATCCCTACTATCGAGAAAGTAGACGTTTGAAAGGTCAACAAGTGATTACGGAAAGGGATATTTTACCCCAGGGCCAGGTGGCTCGCCTGCCAATGTATAACCAAAAAGTTACTAGCATTGCGGTGGGAAATTATGCCAACGATCACCACTATCCCGGTTACGAGTTTCCTCTTGCTTCTAAATCCTTAATTTGGGGCGGACGGTGGACCGGGACTCCCTTTACCATTCCCTTCGAAGCCCTTTTATCCCCAACAGTGCGGGGTTATTTACCCTGTGAAAAGAACATTTCCGTTAGCCACATGGCCAATGGCAGTACCCGTTTACAACCCCTCGTGATGAATACAGGGCAAGCGGTGGGCATGATCGCCGCCTTAAGTATTGAAAGAAATTGCGACCCCCAGGATTTGGACGTGCGGGATGTGCAGGAAGCCCTAATTGGCGATCGCCAGGCTCCAGCGGCGGTAATTCCCCTCTTTAATTTGGTTCCCGACCATCCTGAATGGTTGCAATGGCAAAGGTATTATTTGGACAATCCTGATCAATATCCCCAGTCAGGCCATTGTCCAGTGGACGTCAACCTGGCTCGATTACCCTTTTCTACCAGTCAATCTGTTTACAGCGGTGAGTTACAAAAAAGCGGAAATCAAACCTATCAGTTAACCTGTCAACAATCGGGCAAAGTTCTAAAAGTAATTACGGAACGGCCAGAAGTGGCAGAGCAATTAATCAACTGTACCCATGGCCAAAGGATTACCTTCGGGGGGCGCTACAATCCGGCTGGCAATTGGTTAGTGGTGGAAACCATCACATCAGGTAAAGACCTGGGGGGCAGATAG
- a CDS encoding YbjN domain-containing protein produces MASPAPELAPPTMDEMTPVSHHDVVETVISGMAQENSAFVQDNDQGSIWKFAYGSVEVLVQLTGEGENDLFRVWAEVMPLPTDPGQLLTEVMQLNWSDTFEACFAVRENHLVALHQRTVADLSPGEISRAITLVATLADDHDDRLKEKYGV; encoded by the coding sequence ATGGCATCCCCTGCACCAGAGTTAGCCCCCCCAACCATGGATGAAATGACCCCGGTTAGTCATCACGATGTAGTGGAAACAGTAATTTCTGGCATGGCCCAGGAAAATAGCGCCTTTGTGCAAGATAACGACCAGGGCAGCATCTGGAAATTTGCCTATGGCAGTGTGGAAGTGCTAGTACAGCTCACTGGAGAAGGGGAAAATGATCTGTTTCGGGTCTGGGCCGAGGTGATGCCCTTACCAACAGATCCGGGCCAATTATTGACGGAAGTGATGCAATTAAACTGGTCGGATACCTTTGAGGCCTGTTTTGCCGTGCGGGAAAATCATTTAGTTGCCCTCCATCAGCGCACCGTGGCTGATCTTTCCCCCGGTGAAATTTCCCGGGCCATTACCTTAGTGGCAACATTGGCCGATGACCATGATGATCGCCTGAAAGAAAAATATGGCGTTTGA
- a CDS encoding glycosyltransferase family 39 protein produces MSKPNLRKLMANLGQKLQRWPVEEWFGLVLVMLPIALLFCWGLDFHNLRRGEETNLVESARYWWTALQNYGFTPISLFDNLGRSPLPIWLISLSQIIFGQGLWGDRLLGALLNGASLPLLYWLGKELYGRRCPALLTVVVYGTAPTVVYWVRVASINSFVFPLTIAYLASALFCRRDLRGALPLGLTLSALALTNLPTAIVLLATSLLFLYWDTPRLKSSLLFWIGFILGLVPAIAWWLGHSSLPSSADLLTGIDFISGSPWPTKLRGWFWLLASAPGLIFALHAFPQAQQALHWSWARFLICQAGAYSMLVIISPWSSPSLVMPLLVVLALAAGLTLAEVRQESLTWVYPPWWRIFFLILGGCAGLGAMAVYRAYSQGNLTNWTAQDGVLTILVLVLLALTLAMTSLLLDRQRPEFINVLFWGLFVCLFLVIYTPLSYLPPRSLPDVMVSTTNQLPAGL; encoded by the coding sequence ATGAGTAAGCCCAACTTAAGGAAATTAATGGCAAATCTGGGGCAAAAACTCCAGCGTTGGCCTGTGGAGGAATGGTTCGGTTTAGTGCTGGTGATGCTTCCCATCGCTTTGCTGTTCTGTTGGGGGTTGGACTTCCATAACCTACGGCGGGGCGAGGAAACAAATTTAGTTGAATCAGCCCGTTATTGGTGGACGGCATTACAAAATTACGGCTTCACCCCGATTAGCTTGTTTGATAACCTAGGGCGATCGCCATTGCCCATTTGGTTAATTAGTCTTAGTCAAATAATCTTTGGCCAAGGATTATGGGGCGATCGTTTACTGGGAGCCTTGCTCAATGGGGCCAGTTTGCCGCTGTTATATTGGCTGGGGAAGGAACTGTACGGCCGCCGTTGCCCCGCTTTGCTAACGGTGGTGGTCTATGGCACTGCCCCCACTGTGGTTTATTGGGTCAGGGTAGCCAGCATTAATAGTTTTGTCTTCCCTTTAACCATTGCCTACCTAGCTAGCGCCTTGTTTTGCCGTCGGGATTTACGGGGAGCCCTACCTTTGGGTCTAACCCTTAGTGCCCTGGCATTAACGAATTTGCCCACAGCCATTGTTCTATTGGCTACTAGTCTACTTTTTCTTTATTGGGATACACCCCGTTTAAAATCCTCACTCCTCTTTTGGATCGGTTTCATTTTAGGTTTGGTGCCGGCGATCGCCTGGTGGCTAGGCCATAGCTCATTACCCTCCAGTGCCGACCTGTTGACCGGCATTGATTTCATCAGTGGTTCCCCCTGGCCAACTAAACTGCGGGGTTGGTTTTGGTTATTGGCCAGTGCCCCTGGTTTAATCTTTGCTCTGCATGCCTTTCCCCAAGCTCAACAGGCTTTGCATTGGAGTTGGGCCCGTTTTCTTATTTGCCAAGCAGGAGCGTACAGCATGTTAGTGATTATTTCCCCTTGGTCTAGTCCATCCTTGGTGATGCCCCTGTTAGTGGTTCTGGCATTGGCGGCGGGGTTAACTTTAGCGGAAGTGAGACAGGAAAGCCTTACGTGGGTTTATCCTCCCTGGTGGCGGATATTTTTCTTAATTCTGGGGGGTTGTGCTGGCCTAGGGGCCATGGCAGTTTATCGTGCCTATAGCCAGGGCAATTTAACCAATTGGACTGCCCAGGACGGAGTGCTCACTATATTAGTGCTAGTTTTGTTGGCTTTAACTTTGGCGATGACTTCCCTATTGCTAGACCGTCAACGCCCTGAGTTTATTAATGTGCTTTTTTGGGGATTATTCGTCTGCCTATTTTTGGTTATTTATACGCCCCTGAGCTATCTGCCCCCCAGGTCTTTACCTGATGTGATGGTTTCCACCACTAACCAATTGCCAGCCGGATTGTAG
- a CDS encoding nicotinate-nucleotide adenylyltransferase has translation MKIALFGTSADPPTLAHQAILVWLAQHFDQVAVWAADNPFKQGPNPNTGHWASLGDRQTMLKLLVEDVQRHYGTVQIWEDLSDRRSLISLHRAQQRWGLEPDYALVVGADLIAQIPQWYAVEKLLPAVQLLIFPRPGYGINQADLTRLEQLGGQYQIVDQVGDQDITPAISSSIYRQTKEEELIPPAVQSYIEQKQLYEP, from the coding sequence GTGAAAATAGCCCTTTTTGGCACCAGCGCCGATCCTCCCACCCTGGCCCACCAAGCCATTCTCGTTTGGTTAGCTCAACATTTTGACCAAGTAGCGGTGTGGGCCGCCGATAATCCTTTTAAGCAAGGCCCCAATCCCAACACAGGCCATTGGGCCAGCCTAGGCGATCGCCAAACAATGTTGAAATTGCTGGTGGAGGACGTACAGCGTCATTATGGCACGGTACAAATTTGGGAAGATTTGAGCGATCGCCGCAGTTTAATCAGTCTGCACCGGGCCCAACAACGGTGGGGTTTGGAACCGGACTACGCTTTGGTGGTGGGGGCCGATTTAATTGCCCAAATTCCCCAATGGTACGCAGTGGAAAAATTATTACCCGCTGTCCAATTGTTGATTTTTCCCCGACCGGGTTACGGCATTAATCAAGCTGATTTGACTAGGTTGGAGCAGTTGGGAGGGCAATATCAAATAGTCGATCAGGTTGGCGATCAAGACATTACTCCGGCCATTTCCTCCAGCATTTATCGCCAAACTAAGGAGGAGGAGCTAATTCCCCCTGCGGTGCAAAGTTACATTGAACAAAAACAACTGTATGAACCCTAA
- a CDS encoding PleD family two-component system response regulator, with protein sequence MSAHKILVIDDSKVIRMRVRDMLPQGNFEVIEAKDGLEGFNLIQSERPNLIMLDFLLPKMSGWEVFQSVQERPELKAIPLVLMSGRKEEVLEKIPEPFEYFAFVEKPFEQRELVAAIKEAMVKAKKHAPVASVGSAAPVGDLAAEVQQLKQQVAQMHGEIDQLKKQLGQLVNFIKQRLS encoded by the coding sequence GTGTCTGCCCACAAGATTCTAGTCATTGATGACAGCAAAGTTATCCGTATGCGAGTTAGGGATATGTTGCCCCAGGGAAATTTCGAGGTGATTGAAGCCAAGGACGGCCTCGAAGGTTTCAACCTGATCCAGAGTGAGAGGCCCAACCTGATCATGTTGGATTTTCTTCTGCCCAAAATGAGTGGTTGGGAAGTGTTCCAATCGGTGCAGGAAAGACCAGAACTCAAGGCCATTCCTCTAGTGCTAATGTCTGGGCGGAAGGAAGAGGTGCTCGAAAAAATCCCCGAACCCTTCGAGTATTTTGCCTTTGTGGAAAAACCCTTTGAACAAAGGGAATTGGTGGCGGCCATTAAAGAAGCCATGGTCAAAGCGAAAAAACACGCCCCCGTGGCCAGTGTGGGCAGTGCCGCCCCGGTTGGAGATTTGGCTGCCGAAGTTCAACAACTCAAGCAACAGGTAGCCCAAATGCACGGGGAAATCGACCAACTGAAAAAACAGTTGGGGCAACTGGTAAATTTCATCAAGCAACGACTATCCTAG
- a CDS encoding glyoxalase-like domain protein has product MPLHFASLIPIDSLFSTQGIMVMLLGAYALAMWLFLTSAPKVYTVMVSDLAIAKAFYEGMLDLNVADVPLHYYYNYEQTLGTAGWDSFAMAANPQIPPENRYSVQDGLWYQLKKNTQLHIIGGASFGSKNRQRHVCFDHDCLEQIFLRVQSRRLRYKLRSRKPLNFLVKDYDERVIELMEAQN; this is encoded by the coding sequence ATGCCCCTGCATTTTGCCTCCCTGATTCCCATTGACAGCTTGTTTTCCACCCAAGGCATTATGGTGATGCTGCTGGGGGCCTATGCCCTGGCCATGTGGTTATTTCTCACCAGTGCTCCCAAGGTTTACACGGTGATGGTGTCTGACCTGGCGATCGCCAAAGCTTTTTATGAAGGCATGCTGGATCTAAACGTGGCGGATGTGCCTCTGCACTACTACTACAACTATGAACAAACCCTAGGCACTGCGGGTTGGGATTCCTTTGCCATGGCGGCTAACCCCCAAATTCCCCCCGAAAATCGCTATAGTGTCCAGGACGGCCTCTGGTATCAGTTGAAAAAAAATACCCAACTGCACATCATTGGCGGAGCTAGCTTTGGCAGTAAAAATCGGCAACGCCATGTCTGCTTTGACCACGATTGTTTGGAGCAGATTTTTCTGCGAGTGCAGTCCCGTCGACTCCGCTATAAGTTACGCAGTCGTAAACCGTTAAATTTTTTGGTCAAGGATTACGATGAACGGGTTATCGAACTAATGGAAGCCCAAAATTAG
- the hemW gene encoding radical SAM family heme chaperone HemW, giving the protein MATSSDRGLGSAPAPPPTAAYIHIPFCRQRCFYCDFPIAVTGFQSLNLDGWVGEYVEAVCQEIAGQQYLGLPLSTVFFGGGTPSLLPITGLEKILTTLDKYCGIVPAAEISMEIDPGTFDQVQLQAYKNLGINRFSLGVQAFQDNLLTLCGRHHRRRDIDQAFTAIAKEDIKNWSLDLITGLPEQTAEDWHNSLNLALEAGPNHISCYDLVLEPQTVFDKWEQRGKLAVPPPERSADFYRHAQKALTQAGFHHYEISNYGRPGYQCRHNQIYWRNLPYYGFGMGATSYIDGKRFGRPRTRNGYYQWLNSWLNQGDKTPGETVSILENLLESLMLGLRLTAGVTWEQLPAISEDTKQTILNTLMSFGDRPWLEFYGRDNELLSPEKITTASVQRFCFSDPEGMLYSNQILSALFAALEED; this is encoded by the coding sequence ATGGCAACATCGTCAGACCGTGGCTTAGGTTCTGCCCCTGCACCGCCGCCCACCGCCGCGTACATTCACATTCCCTTTTGTCGGCAACGTTGTTTTTACTGTGATTTTCCCATTGCCGTGACGGGTTTCCAATCTCTAAATCTAGATGGTTGGGTGGGGGAATATGTGGAAGCAGTATGTCAAGAAATTGCTGGACAACAATATTTAGGCTTGCCCCTGAGCACGGTTTTCTTCGGTGGGGGTACCCCTTCTTTATTACCGATCACCGGTCTGGAAAAGATTTTAACCACGCTGGACAAATATTGCGGCATTGTTCCGGCCGCTGAAATTAGCATGGAAATCGACCCCGGCACCTTTGACCAAGTCCAATTGCAAGCCTATAAAAATTTGGGTATTAACCGCTTTAGTTTGGGGGTACAGGCTTTTCAGGACAACTTACTAACCCTCTGTGGCCGCCATCACCGTCGTCGGGATATTGACCAGGCTTTCACGGCGATCGCCAAGGAGGATATTAAAAATTGGAGTTTAGATTTAATTACGGGGTTACCGGAACAAACGGCAGAGGATTGGCACAATTCCCTAAACCTGGCTCTGGAAGCTGGACCTAACCACATTTCCTGCTATGACCTGGTGTTGGAACCCCAAACCGTTTTCGATAAGTGGGAACAGCGGGGAAAATTGGCTGTACCTCCGCCTGAGCGCAGTGCCGACTTTTATCGCCATGCCCAAAAAGCATTAACCCAAGCCGGTTTCCACCATTACGAAATTTCTAACTATGGCCGCCCCGGTTACCAATGTCGCCATAACCAAATCTATTGGCGCAATTTGCCCTACTACGGTTTTGGCATGGGGGCCACCAGTTATATTGACGGCAAACGTTTTGGTCGTCCCCGTACCAGGAATGGTTATTACCAATGGCTGAACTCTTGGTTAAACCAAGGGGATAAAACTCCGGGGGAAACGGTTTCTATCCTAGAAAATTTGTTGGAAAGCCTGATGTTGGGATTGCGCCTCACCGCTGGAGTGACTTGGGAGCAATTGCCTGCCATCAGTGAAGACACAAAGCAAACTATCCTGAATACCCTAATGTCCTTTGGCGATCGCCCTTGGTTGGAATTTTACGGCCGGGACAACGAATTACTTTCCCCAGAAAAAATTACCACGGCATCGGTGCAAAGATTCTGCTTTTCAGATCCGGAGGGAATGTTATATTCCAACCAAATTCTAAGCGCCCTCTTCGCTGCCTTGGAGGAAGATTAA
- the folP gene encoding dihydropteroate synthase — MDQSDQLSDYFPPPLQVGQSRFDWGKRTYVMGILNTTPDSFSDGGEFNALPTAIRRAKAMVQGGAHIIDIGGQSTRPGAETVSLTEELERTIPVIQALRQELAIPISIDTTSVEVARQALQAGAALINDISGATFEPEILAIAAQHRAPIILMHIRGTPQTMQNLTDYGDLIEEMKQFFTTQIDLAHHYGVLPQQIILDPGIGFAKTAEQNITLLRQLPELKKLGFPLLVGPSRKSFIGKILDQPDPKQRVWGTGAACCRAIAGGADVVRVHDVEAMAKVCRVADALWR, encoded by the coding sequence ATGGATCAGTCGGATCAATTGAGTGATTATTTTCCCCCTCCCCTCCAGGTGGGGCAGAGCCGCTTTGATTGGGGTAAACGCACCTATGTGATGGGGATTTTGAACACCACCCCAGACAGTTTTAGCGATGGAGGCGAGTTTAATGCTCTGCCAACGGCCATCCGCCGGGCCAAGGCCATGGTGCAGGGGGGAGCACACATTATTGACATTGGTGGCCAGTCCACTCGACCGGGGGCAGAAACCGTTAGCCTCACGGAAGAATTAGAACGCACCATTCCCGTTATTCAAGCTCTCCGCCAGGAATTGGCCATCCCCATTTCCATCGATACCACCAGCGTGGAAGTGGCACGACAAGCCCTCCAGGCCGGAGCAGCTCTGATCAACGATATTTCCGGGGCTACCTTTGAACCAGAAATTTTGGCGATCGCCGCCCAGCATAGGGCCCCGATTATTCTGATGCATATACGGGGCACTCCCCAAACCATGCAAAATTTAACGGACTATGGGGATTTAATCGAGGAAATGAAGCAGTTTTTCACCACACAAATCGACCTAGCTCACCATTACGGAGTGTTGCCCCAACAAATCATCCTCGATCCAGGAATTGGCTTTGCTAAAACCGCTGAGCAAAATATCACCCTACTGCGCCAGTTGCCAGAGCTAAAAAAGCTTGGTTTTCCCCTGTTGGTGGGGCCGTCCCGCAAAAGTTTCATTGGCAAAATTCTCGATCAACCGGATCCTAAGCAACGGGTCTGGGGTACTGGGGCAGCCTGCTGTCGGGCGATCGCTGGGGGAGCGGATGTAGTCAGAGTCCATGACGTGGAAGCCATGGCCAAGGTCTGTAGGGTTGCGGATGCCCTATGGCGATGA
- a CDS encoding ribonuclease R family protein: protein MDYSIATLLSYFVDDKLVAGKFLEKKLGCESPEAIEALQIVLDALEKMGVLVKERGKYKRVSREDVVEARLRCSSKGFCFAIQDDEDATDIYVREGNLSNAWNGDRVLVKVIKDGTRRKSPEGAVHLILDRANPSLLAQVKKSEDNYRAVPLDDRLLFELELKDEEQNLAEAVDHLVHVSVLRYPIAQHPPLGEVTKVLGSDAEAAADTDIVSCKHDLPLGWTPEAIEALQNLPKVIEPGELKKRQDYRKLQLITFGDRPRGETLPWQEVALSLESQSNQWQVGIHITDIAHYIAEDSLLDQLAHKRGTTVYLEEQVCPLFPEGLTGRCSLIPDEDRLALSFFLTVDDRGEVTGFEYHSSVVKVDHQLDFSEVQSALADIESVNDKLKPYSGLLQELFFQICPLIKSQRLQRGSFNLQTETASPRLDEGRLGVIMTQETLPIRSLLAELMVVLQQQVALQLQGLGIPGLYCGQVAPEAEDLTDIVKLVENLDLGVKIDLEGDIIPQHYHHLSQAFESLPAKAVLNHLLANTLKIEKYFSHPAPHFALAYDSGYTHCVSPAQRYGDLVVQRLLKLVLAEGRDRRTKQMKTGVDLNAHTCRNQISWNVLPPNLQETIEGDLHQLVLGLNDREQTAEDAEKDLLGLKKAEKMKARTGEIFRGLITGVQSYGFFVQIFDLLAEGLVHVSSLKDDWYEFRSRQCALVGRKSRTSYRLGNEVDVQVRSVDYYRQQIDLGAVNNAPKGSANIDLDDDDEDGDDRDEEDTMDWDAMEDGDDDEGGAVIF from the coding sequence ATGGATTATTCGATCGCCACACTTTTGTCCTATTTTGTTGATGACAAATTAGTAGCGGGTAAATTTCTCGAGAAAAAATTAGGTTGTGAAAGTCCTGAGGCCATAGAAGCCCTGCAGATTGTCCTCGATGCCCTGGAAAAAATGGGCGTACTGGTCAAGGAGCGGGGGAAGTATAAACGGGTATCCCGGGAAGATGTGGTGGAAGCACGGCTGCGTTGCTCCAGTAAGGGTTTTTGTTTTGCCATCCAAGACGATGAAGATGCCACCGATATTTACGTCCGGGAAGGGAATCTCAGCAATGCCTGGAACGGCGATCGGGTTTTAGTCAAAGTGATTAAAGATGGTACCCGCCGTAAATCCCCCGAAGGAGCCGTCCATCTCATCCTTGATCGGGCCAATCCTTCCCTGTTAGCTCAGGTGAAAAAAAGCGAAGATAATTACCGGGCTGTGCCCCTGGATGACCGCTTGCTATTTGAGCTAGAACTCAAAGATGAAGAGCAAAACCTCGCAGAGGCAGTGGATCACCTCGTCCATGTTTCCGTTCTCCGTTATCCCATTGCCCAGCACCCGCCCCTAGGAGAAGTTACCAAAGTGCTGGGTAGTGACGCTGAAGCCGCCGCCGACACCGATATTGTCTCCTGTAAGCATGATTTGCCCCTAGGCTGGACTCCCGAAGCCATAGAAGCTCTGCAAAATTTGCCCAAGGTAATTGAACCAGGAGAACTGAAAAAAAGGCAGGATTATCGCAAACTCCAGTTAATTACCTTTGGCGATCGCCCCCGGGGAGAAACCTTGCCCTGGCAGGAAGTGGCCCTGAGCCTAGAAAGCCAATCAAACCAATGGCAAGTGGGTATTCATATCACCGACATTGCCCACTACATTGCCGAAGATAGTCTGTTAGACCAGTTGGCCCACAAACGGGGCACCACCGTATATCTGGAAGAACAGGTTTGCCCTCTTTTCCCCGAAGGCTTGACCGGACGCTGTTCCCTCATCCCTGATGAAGATCGCTTGGCCTTATCTTTCTTTCTCACAGTGGATGACCGGGGGGAAGTAACCGGGTTTGAATACCACAGCAGTGTGGTCAAAGTCGATCATCAACTGGACTTCAGCGAAGTGCAATCGGCCCTGGCGGATATTGAATCCGTCAATGACAAGTTGAAACCCTACAGCGGTCTGCTCCAGGAACTATTTTTCCAAATTTGCCCCCTGATTAAATCCCAACGCCTACAACGGGGGAGTTTCAACCTCCAAACAGAAACGGCTTCCCCCCGCCTGGATGAGGGCCGTTTAGGGGTAATCATGACCCAAGAAACCCTGCCCATTCGTAGCCTGTTAGCAGAACTGATGGTGGTGTTGCAACAGCAAGTGGCGCTCCAACTCCAAGGCCTGGGGATACCAGGTCTCTACTGTGGGCAAGTGGCACCGGAAGCTGAGGATCTGACAGATATTGTTAAGTTAGTGGAAAACCTAGATTTAGGGGTAAAAATTGACCTAGAAGGGGACATTATTCCTCAGCATTACCATCACCTCAGCCAGGCATTTGAGTCCCTCCCGGCTAAAGCGGTGTTGAACCATTTGCTGGCCAATACCCTCAAAATTGAAAAGTATTTTAGCCATCCCGCTCCCCACTTTGCCCTAGCCTACGATTCCGGTTACACTCACTGTGTTTCCCCTGCCCAACGATATGGGGACTTGGTGGTGCAACGGTTACTGAAACTGGTATTGGCGGAGGGGCGCGATCGCCGTACCAAACAAATGAAAACCGGGGTGGATCTCAATGCCCACACCTGCCGCAACCAGATTAGCTGGAATGTGTTGCCGCCCAACCTCCAGGAAACCATTGAAGGGGATTTGCACCAGTTAGTGTTGGGACTCAATGACCGGGAACAAACCGCTGAAGATGCGGAAAAAGATCTGTTGGGGCTGAAAAAAGCCGAAAAAATGAAAGCCCGCACCGGGGAAATCTTCCGGGGGTTAATCACCGGCGTCCAGTCCTACGGCTTCTTTGTGCAAATTTTCGATCTACTAGCTGAAGGCCTCGTCCATGTTAGTTCCCTCAAAGATGACTGGTATGAGTTTCGCAGCCGTCAATGTGCCCTAGTAGGACGCAAAAGTCGCACTTCCTACCGCTTAGGCAACGAGGTGGACGTGCAGGTGCGCAGTGTGGACTATTACCGTCAACAAATTGACCTCGGAGCAGTTAACAATGCCCCCAAAGGTTCTGCCAATATCGATTTGGATGATGATGACGAAGATGGGGATGATCGCGATGAAGAAGACACCATGGATTGGGATGCCATGGAAGATGGAGATGATGACGAAGGGGGGGCGGTAATTTTCTAG